The sequence AGTGGATATAGACAAAGAAGTGTCGAActactataaaatctgagtttgttttttctaaactctatatctttatttttacttctattgtgcttgaatttgttgtgttgaaaaatattttgaaaaacccaattcacccccctcttaggtgtttttatcatttaagtataacctttattttctcaacctGGTTGAAGTTTTGATAACTAGacaataattatgatttttaattatatgctTGGTTACtaagaagatattaaaaaaattaaaattaattattgtttttagttaatataattttgaatttattattgagattaatttttaaatgggaAGTAGTAttaaatataaacttttttaaaaaaaaaaaaattttattattttaatatcttttattttcattttttgagtaAGGTATCTACAAAactttaaagaatttaaatttcattgataattaaatgaaatatggaGCAAAAATAGTAGATGCATATAGTAGAAATTCGATTTCGGTTTCggaattttgtaaatttattagattaatttatagtctaaattaaatgattttacatctaaattttcttgagaactaagataaaatagaaaagaaaaaaataaccaaaacatattaaaaaaaaatgattttgttttaaaaattctttactATAATTGTTGTCAAATATATTCCAAttatatgaggaaaaaaaaacgcTACAATACCAAATTGATTCCTATCGAGGAGTatgattaataattttgtatgatGTCTACATTATAgttcttattattttgtattcatgTTCATCCCATTGATTTGTACcttaatttcattcttttatatctttatcttatttatttttactttatacAATGATTTGAATTTACCATATATATGCAACGGTGACCATCGAAAGTTTGATAACTAACGATTTTTTacatcaatgattttttttaaacaaatacaAATGGGTATTCAACTTTGAGTTCAAATACgatgaaataaagaatttgatggttgtttttatttttaaaaataatattttaaaataattttatttttatattattaaacacAAATGGAATAATGTTTCCCCCgtatatcaaaatataaagttcAACCTACACAAACTAcccattgaaaaaaatattatgtcaGGTCGGAGAAAAATTACATGTTTGATAAGTAGATTTTTAAGTGTTGATGTATTCGATGGATATAAGGATCACATTAATATATCGGAATATCTTGTTCAAGCTACcttatgtctttaaaaattaattaaaaaaattttaaaattagagatAACAAAATTTGTTTGATACCTTAAATTTGTAAACggttttaaaaccattttttgatatttaaataatttgtagaACTATTTTGTCCTCAAAATCGGCCCATTTAAATataccaaatatttaaaataataataaaaataactaaatttaataaaatagtttttaattgtgtacaaaatttcaatataatttaatttattgaaagggatagatataataaaaaatgcacTAAATGTACATGCTTTTGTATATATGaacttacaaaaataatatgataataataataaaataatcatcacctcaatatcaataataatataatataatataatggAAAGGGTGAAGTGTAGCATTGAAAACTTGGGGGCAAGGAAATCatgaaaacgacgtcgtttttaATTCAACACTTGGACCAATGCAGCCTCGGTCATACAGATACTAAAaccttggaatgtctccttgtgtatataaattataaatcgAAGCGAGGGCAAGAAGAATAGTGACACAAAATGGAGAATGGAGCGCCGGTGCCAAGAGTTGCCGTAGTGGTGTTTCTGTTGAAGGGGAACGCCGCGTTGTTGGGGCGGCGCCTCTCCTCCAACGGCTACTCCACCTTCGCCCTCCCCGGAGGCCACCTCGAGTTTGGTCAGCCCCTCTCTCAGTCCTTcgtttataatattattagcTGATTTTGACCTCGAGATAGTCCCATTTCAGGGGAGAGTTTTGAGGAATGTGCTGCCAGGGAGGTGAAGGAGGAAACTGGTTTAGACATTGACAGGATAGAGTTCCTAACTGTTACCAACAACGTCTTCCCGGCGAACCAATCCCATTATGTCACCATCTTTATGCGCGCAGTCTCGGCCGATCCTCATCAACTGCCCCAAAATCTTGAGCCTCACAAGTGTTCTGGTTGGGATTGGTATGAATGGAACAACCTCCCAGAGCCACTCTTCGGACCATTGGAGAAGATGGTACAAGGGGGTTTTAGTCCCTTCCCAACTTCTTAATAAAGATGCAGAGAGAGTGATTAATTCCTGGGTTTTGCTCCATTTCTTGCTCCTTTCTCTTTGATGGGTTAGTTTAAGATTagtcaaattttgtaattggcTGCTGAAATTGCCAATGATATAGACTCTGGGGATTTAATGAGTCTTGAGATTCATGCTTCTCTCTCAAGCTGGATGAAGGGCTGTTTATATAAAGtttgttttagatttttctttttcttagcaTATGAACAATTTATGAAGCTCTTCCTATGGAGGGTATGTTTGCTTCTACGTTCATAAAGTTTAATACAAATTGCCAACATGACAGAACCTTTACGTATTTGTTTGGGTAGAgtataaatgagtttgaatcGTGGACATgcataacttatttaataaatagatgaTTTTTTAGTTAATCTACATGTCATAAATTTGACTCAAATTGACACATCTAATAATCtagttattaacttaattatatcgttaaattatttaattcatttttaaataattaattcaattaagtcataaatatgtttgattaaaatatttatcatatagGCATAGTAAGATATAagtcaatttgattattaaataagagtatttaattattaaatgagttacatgatttgttacttttttaataaaagtgataTTTAGGTTTATGTGTTTGACCCAATTATTATTCGTGTCAAATTTTGGTTGAGTTATATAATAGAATACCTAATTTTTAACACGACACAAATACGATTCACTAATATGAATTGTCACATATGtatcaaattcttttaattgcCCCTTTGACACATTGTATGCTATATTTCTAAgtcgggttttttttttaaaatagattatgTAATATCATAATTAGGAAGgtatttttgttcataaatccCTTAAGgactttgattaattttataaatttcatggACTTTGTCTAATTATACAAGGTCTTAAAGCACAATTctcctctcttcctctctctctctctcttttttttctaaatcatagCAATCATAAAgagatgaaatatttaaattgttaagaaataaaaaaggggaATGATACTATGGGTATAAATaaacatagaaattaaaatatttactttattataaaatatattaaaaatggaaataatactataattgtaattttgcaaaaatggaCAAAAAGAATCTCTAAAAGCATAACAACATTAATTTATACATAACACAAATTTTGCAACAATTACAGATTGCACCATTATTGCACTCCAGACAGGCGAGGGTCTTTCGGGAAAGCGAAGAGACGAGAAATTGATCTAATTGGACTGTGATTTCACTACTCTACTTCTCAGTGCGCGTTATCATATTTCCGTGATTCCATCTTCCACACGGTCTTCTCGATCTAGGGCAGACCGTCATCTCCGTACAGTCCCCTACGGTGGACTCCCATGTAACTTGGCCCACCCaattcctcctcctcctctgcTGTTCGGCTTCTCTTTCCATCCAGAAGTCATTCCAGTGAGGTTGGCGGGCGATTTCTCACTTCAAAATTCACAACGCTTTTCCGCTCCAAGGTACGATCCAGCCACTTCTCAAAACTCGTTCGaacttttcttcttccttctctggGTTGAGCGCAATTGGATTGTTTGAATGGTAGGGTTAACTCGTGGTTTCACTTATCGACTTGAAGTTTCGTCCCTTCTAGAAACCCTAGCTTACGTTTTGCTTTGATTTTTTCTcgtttttgtttcttcttttcgtGATTGAATTGCTTGAatgaatagtttttaattaCTCAATGGGAATCTTGTTCGTTTCTCTCTTGGAAACAAATGAATGATTAAGGAGTTGTTTGGTTTAGCATTTTGGCAGTGCTTTTCTTGCTTTGGAAACCAAAAGTTTGCTTTGGAAGCAAGAAAAGTAATTCCAGAATGCTAATGAAGCAGCATGTGGTTAGAGTGATATGTTTGTAATTATTGTAGATGCATTGTAGGGGTTTTGTTTCACAGAGGTGTTCATGAGGTCATCTTTTGCTGCCTTGTGTACAAAGAAATGGTAattattatgtttaatattgAGCCCAACCTAGTAGCTTTAATGTTTTGAATGGAAACTAAAATATtctatgaatttttattatgaatatcTTTTTGACTCATCAGATGTTTTTCATTGGAGTGAATTTTGATCTGCCAGCAGACATGTTTCTCTAAAGaaacaggaaaaataaaagaaaaaaagaaaaaaaaacaaggtttGGGTACTGTTGGTTTTTTTATCACCTTCATTGAACTTGATACCTACTTGGTTGTGTACTCCACTGACGGTGGTTGATTATGCAGAGTGCTTTCAGAGGGTGGTAAAAATTGtgatacaaattttttatatttgtaaaagCACAGGTCCTGTTGAAACAGGGCTTTCTTGGTTTGAGTACCAAATTATGGGCAACAAGGATTTTATTGAACTCCATGCATTGAACGATGAAGTTAAGGATGGCGTCTTCAATAAGGAGAATGTGAAACAGGCTAAGGGTGAAATCAGAAATTTAGATAAGCAGCACACCCAAAGAAAATACCCTGAGGAAGATTTAGTTGATAAACCGCCGCCTTTGCAGGGGAATGTTGAATTGGTAGAAACTGTTACCATTGCTGAGAAGATGACTGGGATTGAATCCATTGTGCATGGTGGCAATAATGATGTGATTCTCCAAAAGGAAGTTTTTAGCAGCCATAAGATAGATGGTAGCTGTATCCTTTTTTTACCATAGATATTCTCAGCTTTTCCTTATCCATTTTCAGTGctattatcaataaaattttgaaatgttggTGTAGAATCGGCCCTGGATTAGAACCTAAGTTGTCTGCAATATAATCACCATAGAAGTAAATGTGGAGTCCATGTTATATCATGGTGTCAGCAATGACCATGTTATCTATTTCTGATTTCGTGTTTTCCATAATTTGGATATGCTAGCTGTAACAGGTGTTAAGAGATCCCGGATGACATGTGATGATCAGCAACCATTTGTGCATGTGATATATAATTCCTTATCAAGGTGGGGATGTAATGAATAACATTTTGCTTTTCAGCAGTTCAACCTGtactttattttgaattgtttgcAAAGAGAGTCGGTcattggcaaatagatgtttcaTGTGTATTGAAAAGGAGGAGACCATAGATCATCTGCTTCTCCACTGCTCAAAAACAAGGGTCTTATGGGAGttgcttttttctttgtttggggtgtcttggTGCTGCCGTGttcagttagagagactctGCTTAGTTGGCAGACTTCTTCTGTTGGCAAGAAACACAGGCAAGTGTGGAGAGCGGCTCCCCTgcatattttttggacggtttggaaggcgagAAATCGATTAGCTTTCAAGGATGATGAAATATCAATACAGAGATTGAAATATTCCTTTTTATGCTCACTTTGGTCTGAGGCAAAGCTGTTTATAATAGAATGCCCTCAAACTTTGGTgaattttatagattggttggGATCATTGTAAGGTTTTTGGGCCTTTTGGTTGTTGGGTCTCTTATTTGTCTTTGGCCTCTTTTGGtggtgggtgtataggtttgtATACTTTGCATAGGTTGTATTCCCTGAGTCGCTCCTTTGACGTctctttataaatgaattttctttacttatcaaaaaaaaaaaaaagagagtcaGGATCTGTTTGGTGGGAATGCattaaaatagataatttatCCTTAACAAAAAGTTTGATTTAGCTAGTCAAGTCGGGAATGGGCTTTTGGTGAATTATGTTCTATTTATGTTGGATTGATAAATTTTTCTTGAAGGATTATTTTTTGACTGAAATTATGTGCATGGGTCATGAAACATGTCACAATCAATTAAAACCTCTAGAAAGCCCATGCCTAAGTCTAAGTCTCTTAACTCTTGATAAAGACACCACCATTGTTTGAACCACCATTTCATACTGTTGCTGCCACCGCCACCACTATCACATACTCCATCACTACCTTTATCACCAGGTCCCCCACTTCCTCCATATACTCCATCACTGTTGCCAGTCTGACCACTGCCATCACCACGGCCACACCACTGTTGTTGCCACCATCAACACCACCACCACTGCCAACATATTCACTATAATATTGCCTCTCCAACACAACTGCTGCTACGTCAATCACTGCAAGTACCTTTGTTGCCACCATGGTTCCATTGTGATTACCACCTCAAAGACCACCTGCAGTGTTGTTGCCACCTCCAATGCCCCTACATGGCTACAACTATATCCATCAGAATAAAGGCCTCACCAGGTCCCCAAAATGGTTGCCATTGTCAATTGTTCTGCCTCCATTGCTACTAATTCTTTAGGAATTTATCTCAAATGTCTTGAAGGTTATCAGTTATTTCATTAGTTTTCTCTTGATTGTATTTTGACTGAATGTCATTCTGAGAACATGTGACCTTATTAAGTGAACAAATTTTGTTGTGCATATACACAATGCTCCTTTCATAAATCATAGATAATCAGATGATGAATTTGGCAGGTTGAATTATGATAGTTCATCCCGATATGTTTTAATTTGCAGTATCAGTTGGGCCCCCTTGTTTTATGCATcttttctaatataattttactttcctttcaaaaaaatcttttcCATATGCAAcctcaatatcattttcaatttcagAAAAAGCAAAAGGAAGCTTGAGGAGCTTTTACATCATTGGTCAGAATGGCATGCTCAGCAATGTTCTTCATCCAAAGTACTCCCTGTTCTTTTTAAGAATTTGACATTTGtgcttttacatttttatttgcTGCTTTTGTTCAAGTTCCTTCTTTATTATCAACAGTATAAGTAATGATACTGCCATTTTCTGGATATCAGGATTCtgatgaagttttggagtcggGTGATGAAACTTATTTTCCAGCATTACATGTTGGTCTTGGTCCTGAGAAAACCTCTATGGTGGTAGGTTGACATCTGTGTTATACTGTTATGCGTTCACGTCAATTTTTTTCTGAGGAAGCATTGTTTGTTGGATTTGAGCTTGGCTTTAAATTTTTCTGGAACTTGAATTGAAGTTTTATTTAGGATTATGAGAGTAAGACACATCATTCTTAATTTCACCTGACAAGATGTGGTATTAATTGTTTGGCGTGTAGAGCCttgagaaaatatatgataCCTGGACTCTCTGACTTGACCTAGTATGCCATTTTTACATGACATAGGTGTAGGTATGGGATCCTTATTGGGTATTCTTATTTGCTTTGGATATAgctatttgattttcattaatttctttttctactttcagTTTTTTTAAGCAAATAGTTGCATTGAAGAAAGAGGAAGGAGGAATATTTTAATCAAGGATATCTTTTcttttgattaaattttaattgtgTCCAAGTGGCTCTAACTATTATCGAGCAAGTTCCTTTATCCTATTTTATGTAAGAAGGATCGGACACTTAAGCATTTACCCATATCCAGGACACACATCTGAACCCATGCAACATAGGAGACAATAGGTGTTTGGTAGTGCTTGCATACAGcttaattattttctcatttgcACTTGTCCCTAATCTGTAAGGgtttctatttaatattaacctagatttttcaaatttagaattttcttttatttgaattgAGTTCTCTTTTCTCATTTATACTGGAATCTGCAATAGATTTTGAATTTATAGGTCCATAAAAAGGAGGGTATGATTAGCTGCTTTTTGTCATTTAGGGAATTTACATGAATTATCATGAAGACAATATGTATATTTTTGcgattttctaattttctaatCTTTCCTTTTCTCTGCTCTTTTCATGCAAGTCTTTCTGGATGGATAATcaagtgaaagaaaagaaaaacgagGGGTTCATCTCATTGAATGACAATGCTGTTCCTCTATATGATCGAGAATATGCATTGGGTCTAACTTCAATGGATGATTTGAATAACCTGGAAAGGTAATGGATGTACATTTAATATGTGTATTGCTGCTTCTTCAGATATATATGCAaatgaaagattaaaaaaaagaataaaaaattaaaacatatatatatatatatatatatatatatatatatatataggtgttTGACATGGTTACCTCTAGAATTTTATCCTGCAACATTTCCGTGTGCTGCAATATCACTGTTGGTTTTAAGATTGTTGTGAGTGACACAGAaaagtttgacagttttattGCATAAACTTTGGCATGCTTGGGTGATATCATCTTCTGAGGTTGAAAAAATCTTAATGCTCATTACCATCAGATCCCTAGCTCCCCTGGTCCTACTGTGTTTCTAAATATTCGATCCCCTTATTTTAGCTCTGCCTGGGATAGGGTTGTGACTTGTTCACATTACATGGATGCTTCAGATTTTGTGGAGTACCTTTTCAGGCATGACGAGTGAGCATGGAATGAGATGTGTGTTAAAAGTGCCCATGCCCATGTTCAGAGATGTTACCCAGCAGGCATGCACGACAACAAGATGAGAAAGAATCTTAGTTTATGGGGAATCCCCTAGAATACTTTCTCATGCTATTCCTGCATGATGTGAATTTTGAACAAATGAGTGAAATTCCCTTATAACCAATATCATATTTCATAGGCATTTCATTCTCctgaggaaaagaagaaaaagtgacAATTTCAACAATTTAGCCTTGTCATACTGTTCCTAGATTTAGAAAAATTTTCCATCTAGACATgactgaaaatttgaatttttgggaCCACCAGGTAGTGAGAAACCCACTGGATTATACAGTTTTGATATCTCCTTGAAATAAAGCATTTTCTTTGAGCTTCTCTCTTGGCTGTTGGGTATAAAAAGTGttcatttaaatttatgaaGATTATAAGATTCTATATTGATAATAGAATATTTgaataagaaatttttaaatacattattAGAGGAAAACTACCTAAACGTGTCCTCCACAGAATTCTCTAGTCTTGAAAGGGAGGGATTGCTATTCTCCACTTCCTGCTTGGCTGAGGATTCTATTTTGGCTTTTTAATATGGTGCTAAAATGACGATTCTCTATATTCCAATGAAGGACTTCCTTATATCAGGGATCCTTGGACATGCagggttatttatttattttattttttatttttttctgataggcaaacaagataatatattataaacattaaaaGAACAACCCATGAGAGAGTACACAGGATTTGAACATACAAGGTGGTTGGTACCTATCATTGGGAGTATTTGAGTTTTGTATCAAGAGCTAGCCTTGATTGGCCTATTATACTACAATCTTGGACATGTGTAATCCTTGCACATTGTACTACTATGATGCCTTGTGCAATCCTGATTGTGATGTCTTTATCTCCTGCTATATTTTTTAGTGGGCTGCTTATGATTGTGTCATGTAGGTTGTTGACTTACTGGATTGGTTCTTGTTATGTGAACACTAAAGAGAATAGGGAGGCTTAACTTAAGATGGTCGAGTTTCCCTTGTTGATGATTGACTCGGGAGAGTGAAGTGGACAGGTTTAGGCATCTCTTAGCCATCAGTTTCCACtatattctcatttttactTCTCTAGTTTtcctataatatattttattgttgtcaaaaatattttagaatcttTAGATTTTAAAGTCTTCATATATTTAACTTGTAATTAACCTCCATTGTAGTTTCATCAACTAAAACTGTATCATCACCAAACAACATGCCCTATAGGATGTCTTGCTGAATATTCCCAACAATCTTGTCCATTACCAAAGGGCATCCACATCTCTTTAATGGAGGatatctttatataaaagtcaTATGGTTGGCAACTAAAGGTAGTGCCTCATCATGTTTTGAGAGGGAAATCCGAAAGCTGGAGTGTTCGGTCAACTACAATAGCTCTCCATCCACTGTCAGGGGAAAGGGGAGGGGTAGGAGTCGGGCTCTGGAAGTTTTGGTGTCCAGAAGGGGTTTCTCTGTTGGGATTGAGTGGGTGGTTTTTCTCTAGCATCCCAGCTCCATGGGCTGGTTGTTGTGAGGGTGGTGGGTTTTTggttcttctttctcttcttctgcTTGCCTTTTGGCCTCAATTGTATACTTGATGTGTATTTTGTTGCTCCTTTTTGCAAGCGCCTTTAATATTTCCTGCTTATTTACGTATCGAAAAAACTAAAGGTAGTGCCTCTCTATGGAAGTAGAATAGTATAGAGAGCAGCAAGAGTGAAAACTTGTTTGAATGAGCATAATTGCTGAGTGCATCTTTTCTTGTTCTGTTGTCTATAGATTTGATGAACAACTTTCATGTGGTGTTCCACAATTGTGTTATGGTTCTTTTCTCCATATGTAAACCTTGTTTTCCTTTTACTGAGCAAACTGTATCTATAAAGTACATTCTCATTCTTCTGTTTTTGTTATAGAGGCTTGGAAACACTTGATGCTTCTCGCTGTTTCAACTGTGGTTCCTATAACCATTCACTGAAGGAATGCCCTAAGCCTCGAGATAATGTTGCTGTCAATAATGCTCGGAAGCAGCACCAATCCAAGAGAAACCAACCTGTTGGTCCTCGTATTGCAACTCGCTATTACCAAAATTCTCCTGGGGGGAAATATGATGGACTAAAACCAGGTGTTCTTGGTcctgaaacaaggaaaatatTGAATCTTGGGGTAATATGGCTTACTGATTTCAAGTAGAAACTTTGACCTAATGAAATTGCAGGTCTTGTACTGTTTTTGACCTAATGAAATTGCTGTTCCTTTTTCTTCTGGAATCAAACTATTAAGACTCTTTCCTATGTTGTTCAGGAGTTTGATCCACCTCCATGGCTTAATAGGATGCGTGAGATAGGATACCCACCAGGATATCTAGGTAACTAGTTATATCTCACATTAAATTCATCAATGCTTAAATGACACATGGCATTTTGCGTATAACCATTTCCTTACACTGCAGTTTGGATTCTCATATTATCATTTGCTGATACgttattttcttttgatgtatTGCCGTTCTGTTCATTGAGTTTCTTATTTCTGATTTTTGTCATACCTTCCACCTCCGAAAGAACCACAAGAggcaatttttattatattatattcttttAATGTTTCCTTGCCATTTTAATTGATATCTTGGTATTTAATCAGATGCTGTAGATGAAGACCAGTCTTCAGGGATTATAATATATGCAGATGAGGAAACCAGGGAAGAAGAGGAtaaggaaaatttaaaattaaacactTCAATACTGCAGAAGACAATGTCTGTTGATTTCCCTGGAATAAATGCACCAATCCCAGAGAATGCAGATGAGAGACGCTGGACAACTTCTCAGCTTCCAGTAAGTTTTGATTCTCTGAGGAACCGGGCGAACCTTAGATCAAACTGTTCCTCAGAATCTATCTCCAACGGCCTCCCCCATAATCAGAGGGGGCCCAGGGACTACAGAGATGGTGGCTTCCCTGGTTACAGCCCCACCATGTTTGATCACTCACGTGGCTACAGTGGTTTCAGTCTCAGTCGGCCAAGTGAATACTTCAGTCTAAGAGGTGATAACCCGAATGGCTACAGTGGTTGCAATCCCAAATATGCAAGTGATCCTTTCAGTCCAAGAGGTGATAACTTGGGCTTCTACAATCCTTTCAGCCCTAATATCACAGGGGACGCCTTCAGTCCAAGAGGTGACCTGTTGATGAGAGGCCCAAGTTTGGGAAGGTCTATGTCCGATAGAGGGAGGAGTTCGTTGTTTCTTGAAGGTTCTAGCCATACTACAGACACTCTCTTACCATATGCATCCTCAGGCCTGCTCCAGTCTCCTCATGATTATGGTTCATTCAGATTTGAGGCTCCAGCTTATGAGGGGCACTGGCGTCCCTACTGACCAATAATCGAAACTGCTGTCTTTATAATGGCAAGCGAATGAATTCCCCACCAGATTATAGGACCAGCTGCATAAAGGATGTTGAACTGTTATCCTCAATTCTTACTTAACATTAGGGATCTTGGTTTCTTGAATAAGTTTTGAATATTCTTCTCTTATACATGATCTGGGACAAAGTTGTTTGTTTATTCAGTTGTATGCTGATGACATGTTGGTTGGTTGTCTGGCATGTATATCTAATGTTCCTTCCAtatattaagtttaaaaatcTGTGGCGTTCGCCCAATCTTTGGTTTCTGCTTCAGTTGTTGGGTTTAGATCTTGGTTTGTTGATCTGTGaatttggttgtcctatgaagaggaaaaaaaattaaagaaaaagtctAGAATAGTGGTTTTCTAACTGGTTCCATGCAGATGTAGGTTAAAGGGCAAATCATGGGGCATGAAAATTCAACCAAGTTTGACTTTGGGGGTGGGCTGCAGCACATGTGGTGCATATGGAGGCCAGGTCAGTGATTCAAAAAATGAGTATTTTACATAGGGATCATCTACAGAGCCTAAAATTTCAATATCTGCCACATTGCTTTGCAGGAATGGGTTTATTGGCTCGATGGTTACAGGCATGAACTGTAAGCCATAAAACCCAAGTACTTTATGGACATATGAATTCCACACAAACCCAATGAATAAAAGATGGTTCTGTTAGCTTTTTAATCATTCGTATCACATAATGGCCATTTTGTATAGCATCCCGGAAACTGAGAAAAGCAGTGCCAGTGGACATTAGCTGCGAACTATCAGACTAATAATCATGCAGTCGGCACAAAAAGGGTGGTAATGCATAGGGCTTGATACAAAACACAAGGGAGGCTAATGGTGGCTCATCGATGTATGTGCAGCAGTGGTGGGTGTTGGCGCCTGGTGGTGGGGTAACACATAGATTGGGATAGCATGAAAAGGACTAAAGAAGAGGTGATGAGGCTTGGAGCCTTGGTTGGTACGGTTGGTGCGTCTTTACCTGCCCCTTAAAAACTGTTTCCAACGCAAGTCAGAGTAGTCAGTCAAGGGTTCCTTTCTCTCCCCGCATTCTCAGCTCAGCTCCCCTCCCCCACAAGTCCACACCACACCATTGTCTCCTCCTCAGACTCCACTGTTTCTCTATTTTTTCCATTTCGCGACACTTATCTTGTCAATgccaatctctctctctctctatctgcTACTCTTGT is a genomic window of Vitis riparia cultivar Riparia Gloire de Montpellier isolate 1030 chromosome 1, EGFV_Vit.rip_1.0, whole genome shotgun sequence containing:
- the LOC117923272 gene encoding nudix hydrolase 1, with the translated sequence MENGAPVPRVAVVVFLLKGNAALLGRRLSSNGYSTFALPGGHLEFGESFEECAAREVKEETGLDIDRIEFLTVTNNVFPANQSHYVTIFMRAVSADPHQLPQNLEPHKCSGWDWYEWNNLPEPLFGPLEKMVQGGFSPFPTS
- the LOC117919145 gene encoding uncharacterized protein LOC117919145, with the translated sequence MGNKDFIELHALNDEVKDGVFNKENVKQAKGEIRNLDKQHTQRKYPEEDLVDKPPPLQGNVELVETVTIAEKMTGIESIVHGGNNDVILQKEVFSSHKIDGSSVTGVKRSRMTCDDQQPFVHVIYNSLSRKSKRKLEELLHHWSEWHAQQCSSSKDSDEVLESGDETYFPALHVGLGPEKTSMVSFWMDNQVKEKKNEGFISLNDNAVPLYDREYALGLTSMDDLNNLERGLETLDASRCFNCGSYNHSLKECPKPRDNVAVNNARKQHQSKRNQPVGPRIATRYYQNSPGGKYDGLKPGVLGPETRKILNLGEFDPPPWLNRMREIGYPPGYLDAVDEDQSSGIIIYADEETREEEDKENLKLNTSILQKTMSVDFPGINAPIPENADERRWTTSQLPVSFDSLRNRANLRSNCSSESISNGLPHNQRGPRDYRDGGFPGYSPTMFDHSRGYSGFSLSRPSEYFSLRGDNPNGYSGCNPKYASDPFSPRGDNLGFYNPFSPNITGDAFSPRGDLLMRGPSLGRSMSDRGRSSLFLEGSSHTTDTLLPYASSGLLQSPHDYGSFRFEAPAYEGHWRPY